A part of Marinobacter psychrophilus genomic DNA contains:
- a CDS encoding ABC transporter transmembrane domain-containing protein has protein sequence MRLVVGFIHPYRKAVAGAIVALVITAGITLGLGQGLRILVDQGLATESPANLARAVGLFFVLVLGLAAGSFARFYLVSWIGERVVADIRKRVFNHLIDLNPGFFESNRALEIQSRFTADTTVLQSVIGSTVSIALRNALMLVGGLLLLFITNAKLASVIVLGFPLVIVPIVIFGRRVRQLSRLSQDRIADVGSYVGENLTQIKTVQAFNHQPHDRQHFSEVSENAFDIAHARIRQRAWLTTMAITLVMGAVGVVIWIGGLDVIYGRITPGELAAFLFYSLLVGIAAGAISEVIGELQRAAGSAARLFELLQTKSEFQRPVDLPEQFPQPVKGEIRLEHLTFSYPGRSAQPALQDVCLEVRAGETLAIVGPSGAGKSTLFDLLLHFYQPSGGCVRIDGTDTRDVSLQALRSCFALVPQNPALFYGTVADNIRYARPQATQAEVEEAAGIAHAHEFIVALPEGYQTRLGDGGLGLSGGQKQRLAIARALLADAPILLLDEATSALDAHSENLIQQAMPALTTGRTTLVIAHRLATVRDADRIAVFDQGRLLAVGSHQQLMQENSLYQRLAQLQFRSQTGE, from the coding sequence TTGAGACTGGTTGTCGGGTTTATTCATCCTTATCGCAAAGCCGTTGCTGGTGCGATAGTTGCCCTAGTTATTACGGCGGGAATCACCCTTGGATTAGGTCAGGGACTGCGTATTCTAGTAGACCAAGGATTGGCCACCGAGTCACCGGCCAATCTGGCGCGAGCTGTGGGACTGTTTTTTGTTTTGGTTCTTGGCCTGGCGGCGGGTTCTTTTGCTCGATTTTATCTGGTGTCGTGGATTGGCGAGCGGGTGGTCGCCGATATCCGTAAACGGGTATTCAACCACTTGATTGATCTGAACCCAGGATTTTTCGAGAGCAATCGGGCGTTGGAAATACAGTCGCGATTTACGGCGGATACTACAGTGCTGCAATCCGTAATTGGCTCAACAGTGTCGATTGCGCTGCGAAACGCGCTGATGCTGGTTGGCGGTTTGCTGCTGTTGTTTATCACCAACGCCAAGCTGGCGTCAGTCATAGTGTTGGGTTTTCCGCTGGTGATTGTGCCCATCGTTATTTTTGGCCGCCGCGTGCGGCAGCTATCGCGCTTGAGCCAAGACCGGATAGCCGATGTGGGCAGTTACGTGGGTGAAAATTTAACGCAGATAAAAACCGTGCAGGCGTTCAACCATCAGCCCCACGACCGCCAGCATTTTTCTGAAGTTTCTGAAAATGCCTTTGATATCGCCCATGCCCGCATTCGCCAACGCGCGTGGCTAACCACTATGGCCATTACTCTGGTGATGGGAGCAGTGGGCGTGGTCATATGGATTGGTGGTCTGGATGTGATTTATGGCCGCATTACGCCGGGCGAGCTGGCCGCCTTTTTGTTTTACAGCTTATTGGTGGGTATTGCCGCTGGCGCCATTAGTGAAGTCATTGGGGAACTGCAACGGGCGGCAGGATCAGCCGCACGGCTATTCGAACTGTTGCAGACCAAGTCTGAGTTTCAGCGTCCAGTCGATTTACCCGAACAGTTTCCTCAGCCGGTAAAAGGTGAAATACGTCTTGAACACCTGACATTCAGCTATCCTGGCCGCAGTGCGCAGCCCGCTTTGCAGGACGTGTGCCTTGAAGTGCGGGCGGGGGAGACGTTAGCGATCGTGGGGCCATCAGGGGCGGGCAAGTCCACCTTATTTGATTTGCTACTACACTTTTATCAACCCAGCGGCGGCTGCGTGCGCATCGATGGCACGGATACTCGCGATGTATCATTGCAAGCCCTTCGCAGCTGCTTTGCCTTGGTGCCACAGAACCCCGCGTTGTTCTACGGTACGGTTGCCGACAACATTCGCTACGCACGTCCGCAAGCGACTCAGGCAGAGGTCGAAGAGGCCGCCGGCATTGCCCACGCCCATGAATTCATCGTTGCTCTACCCGAAGGCTACCAAACCCGACTGGGTGATGGCGGGTTGGGCCTCTCCGGTGGCCAGAAACAACGCTTGGCCATTGCCCGAGCGCTATTGGCGGACGCTCCCATTTTGCTGCTAGACGAAGCCACCAGTGCGCTGGATGCCCATAGCGAGAACCTGATTCAGCAGGCCATGCCAGCACTCACAACCGGCCGTACCACGCTGGTCATTGCCCACCGCCTGGCCACGGTGCGGGATGCAGATCGCATTGCGGTGTTTGACCAAGGCCGTTTGCTGGCGGTGGGCAGCCATCAGCAATTAATGCAGGAAAATAGCCTCTACCAGCGCCTGGCACAGCTCCAGTTCCGCAGCCAAACTGGAGAATAG
- a CDS encoding ABCB family ABC transporter ATP-binding protein/permease: protein MRPYADNDYPTNHKPDWKIIAGLWPYLAEYRGRVILAVSMLIMAKVAIVTTPIALKYIVDYLDQNRGADMVLWIPLMLVLAYGALRFGSTLFSELRDAIFARVAERAMRRVSLRVFNHLHARELAFHLDRKTGGLARDIERGTNGISFLLRFTLFNIVPTLLEIAMVAGILLVAFNVSYVIAILVSVVVFVIFSIRVTEWRTAFVREANNRDNQSNSRAIDSLLNYETVKYFNNERFEAEQYDEDLDLWEQARLKNRTSMAVLNIGQAFIIGASMVAIMAMAVREVASGQMTLGDFTMVNAYLIQLFIPLNALGFVYREIRQSLVNVERLFGLLGEKPAIEDAADAKALAIAKGEVQFHDVRFSYHQERAILKGINITIPAGNTIAVVGASGAGKSTLARLLFRFFDVNSGSITIDGQDIRNITQDSLRSAIGVVPQDTVLFNDTLYSNLAYGRPGASEAEIHHAARQANLDVFIRSLPDGYNTRVGERGLKLSGGEKQRVAIARVLLKNPPLLILDEATSSLDSISEQAILDALNEVTQQRTTLVIAHRLSTVRDADTILVMDQGQIVESGGHNELLAKDGYYARLWLQQQHSDKENQE, encoded by the coding sequence GTGCGCCCCTACGCCGATAACGACTACCCAACCAACCATAAACCGGACTGGAAAATCATCGCTGGCCTGTGGCCCTACCTGGCGGAATATCGTGGCCGGGTGATACTGGCGGTCAGCATGCTAATCATGGCGAAAGTGGCCATAGTCACCACGCCGATTGCATTGAAATACATCGTCGATTATCTGGACCAAAATCGTGGCGCTGACATGGTGCTGTGGATCCCTCTGATGTTAGTGCTGGCCTATGGCGCGCTGCGCTTTGGTAGCACTTTGTTTAGCGAGTTGCGTGACGCCATCTTCGCCCGTGTGGCTGAACGTGCCATGCGGCGAGTGTCACTGCGGGTGTTTAACCACCTTCACGCTCGCGAATTAGCGTTTCATCTGGATCGCAAAACCGGCGGCTTGGCGCGGGACATAGAGCGTGGCACCAACGGCATCAGTTTTTTGCTGCGTTTTACCCTGTTCAATATTGTGCCCACCCTGCTGGAAATCGCGATGGTGGCGGGCATTCTGCTGGTGGCCTTCAACGTCAGTTACGTTATAGCGATACTGGTGTCGGTGGTGGTATTCGTGATTTTTTCTATCCGCGTTACCGAGTGGCGCACGGCTTTTGTGCGCGAAGCCAACAACCGCGACAATCAGTCTAACTCCCGTGCCATCGACAGCCTACTGAACTACGAAACTGTTAAATACTTTAATAACGAGCGTTTTGAAGCCGAGCAATACGATGAAGATCTGGATTTATGGGAGCAGGCGCGGCTTAAAAACCGCACGTCTATGGCGGTTCTGAACATTGGCCAGGCGTTTATTATTGGCGCCTCTATGGTTGCTATTATGGCCATGGCCGTGCGCGAAGTGGCCAGTGGGCAGATGACCCTGGGCGACTTCACCATGGTGAATGCCTACCTGATCCAGTTGTTCATTCCGCTGAATGCTTTGGGGTTTGTGTATCGGGAAATTCGCCAGTCACTGGTGAATGTAGAGCGCCTGTTCGGTTTATTGGGCGAGAAGCCGGCGATTGAAGATGCCGCCGATGCCAAAGCCCTGGCGATTGCAAAAGGTGAAGTGCAATTTCACGACGTGCGTTTCAGCTACCATCAGGAACGGGCCATTTTGAAAGGCATAAACATTACCATACCCGCAGGCAACACCATTGCGGTTGTTGGCGCCAGCGGTGCGGGTAAATCCACCTTGGCACGGCTGCTGTTCCGCTTTTTTGATGTAAACAGCGGCAGCATCACCATTGATGGGCAAGACATTCGCAACATTACCCAAGACAGTCTGCGCTCGGCCATTGGCGTGGTGCCGCAAGACACCGTGCTGTTCAACGACACCCTTTACAGCAACCTGGCCTACGGCCGCCCCGGCGCCAGTGAAGCCGAGATACACCATGCGGCCCGTCAGGCCAACCTGGACGTGTTCATCCGCAGCCTGCCGGATGGCTATAACACCAGAGTCGGTGAGCGTGGACTGAAGCTTTCCGGTGGCGAAAAACAACGCGTTGCCATTGCTCGTGTATTGCTGAAAAACCCGCCGTTGCTGATTCTGGACGAAGCCACGTCGTCGTTGGACTCGATCTCTGAACAGGCCATTCTGGATGCCCTTAACGAGGTTACCCAACAGCGCACAACGTTGGTAATCGCGCACCGTCTATCCACCGTGCGCGACGCTGACACCATTCTGGTGATGGACCAGGGCCAAATTGTGGAGAGCGGTGGCCACAATGAGTTGTTAGCAAAAGATGGCTATTACGCCCGGCTGTGGTTGCAGCAACAGCACAGTGATAAAGAGAATCAAGAATAA
- a CDS encoding c-type cytochrome yields MLSKRKKISIAIAGAAALGVAGFLVLTSPWTWSAVYSLPVTASADSPADIDNGRLIFMASDCATCHATTGQDSDEQLGGGKVLDTAFGKFHMPNISPDTEHGIGNWTLAEFDRAVREGVGPSSLWPDGNNLYPAFPYTSYQRLTPEDVRDLYAYMMALPESDKVVPDHELNFPYNLRRGIGVWRLAFLNGQSTAEIGVATVDVPAEIDHAKFERGRYLVESAGHCVECHSPRTFMGNVPNDKRYAGGPNPEGSGHFPNITPDETGTGFWSAASLANYLHTGVSPIGRQAGGDMAEVIENTSQLPWQDLQAMAVYLKHISPIDKPAPGMPEPNFTEEVVMLDTAFDRRDPLPTSDPQDISEGDEVFVAGTKSLYTTSEMEQAKTEDGKFLSGAKAKVLARQGDKLQLEISGWQPENAPSVIYQEKGQRVIMAALGDKAVAAAQRGATEIELKTDQVWRPVTLQVWSDANQLNLSQEELWSFSQNAYQTACSACHSLAEKDHFTANQWIGTLKSMKRFTSFNDDEYRLILAYLQNHSHDLGPDIPALVVKKASEGVPQ; encoded by the coding sequence ATGCTAAGCAAACGCAAGAAAATTTCCATTGCAATAGCGGGGGCTGCAGCCCTCGGTGTTGCAGGCTTCCTGGTTCTGACGTCCCCATGGACCTGGTCAGCGGTTTACAGCCTACCGGTGACAGCCAGTGCTGACAGTCCTGCCGATATCGACAACGGCAGGCTTATATTTATGGCATCGGACTGTGCCACCTGCCACGCCACGACTGGCCAAGACAGCGATGAACAGTTAGGCGGCGGCAAGGTTCTCGACACCGCCTTTGGCAAGTTCCATATGCCCAATATCTCGCCGGATACGGAGCACGGCATTGGTAACTGGACTCTGGCTGAATTTGATCGCGCGGTGCGTGAAGGTGTGGGTCCGAGCAGCCTCTGGCCTGACGGCAATAATTTATATCCGGCTTTTCCCTACACGTCTTACCAGCGTTTGACGCCGGAAGATGTACGTGACCTTTACGCCTACATGATGGCGCTGCCAGAAAGCGACAAGGTAGTGCCCGACCATGAGCTTAACTTCCCATACAATCTACGCCGCGGCATTGGTGTATGGCGTCTGGCTTTTCTGAACGGCCAAAGCACTGCTGAAATCGGTGTAGCGACGGTTGATGTGCCTGCAGAAATTGATCACGCCAAATTCGAACGCGGGCGTTATTTGGTAGAAAGTGCCGGCCACTGTGTTGAATGTCACTCGCCGCGAACCTTTATGGGCAACGTTCCCAACGACAAGCGTTACGCTGGCGGCCCGAATCCCGAAGGCAGCGGCCACTTCCCCAACATTACCCCCGATGAAACCGGGACAGGTTTCTGGTCCGCCGCCTCTCTCGCAAATTACCTCCATACCGGCGTTAGCCCTATTGGTCGCCAAGCGGGTGGCGATATGGCTGAAGTTATCGAAAACACCTCGCAGCTGCCATGGCAAGACTTACAGGCAATGGCCGTCTATTTGAAACACATTTCACCGATAGACAAACCTGCGCCTGGAATGCCTGAGCCTAATTTCACCGAGGAAGTGGTAATGCTTGATACCGCTTTTGATCGTCGCGATCCTCTACCGACCAGTGACCCGCAAGACATTAGCGAGGGAGACGAAGTCTTCGTAGCTGGAACCAAGTCGCTCTACACAACGTCCGAGATGGAACAGGCCAAGACCGAAGATGGTAAATTCCTCAGTGGGGCAAAGGCCAAGGTATTAGCCAGGCAGGGTGATAAGTTGCAACTTGAAATTTCAGGTTGGCAGCCCGAAAACGCGCCCTCGGTTATTTATCAGGAGAAAGGTCAACGGGTCATTATGGCGGCACTTGGTGACAAGGCTGTAGCGGCCGCCCAGCGCGGCGCAACCGAAATCGAGCTGAAAACTGATCAGGTCTGGCGCCCTGTCACGTTGCAAGTCTGGTCTGATGCCAACCAACTCAATCTGAGTCAAGAAGAGCTTTGGAGCTTCAGTCAGAATGCCTATCAAACCGCCTGCTCGGCCTGTCACTCTCTGGCTGAAAAGGATCACTTCACGGCTAATCAATGGATTGGAACTCTCAAATCCATGAAGCGATTCACCAGCTTTAACGACGATGAATACCGTTTAATATTGGCGTACTTGCAGAATCATTCCCATGATCTTGGCCCCGATATCCCGGCACTGGTCGTTAAGAAAGCCAGTGAAGGAGTGCCGCAATGA
- a CDS encoding TorD/DmsD family molecular chaperone, whose amino-acid sequence MSCDRASVDHSANTDTYGLLVAAEWLSGLFIAPLSQQQVMDLSAVPGKNALQWIGAQLGAPAVAQQLCHILEQDTPENLTIRLQRRYTALFEGIFRNRSVMPYEGAWCGQSPSLGEQSVAEMKAILRDLDLHVSSDCCEPADHLAIELAALVAALGSDRYSIAADLVRRLQRWSPAFAEALERQDLEGFYAGAGKLLLALLRTAQPVLLMTNHAATSVNEQCEGELA is encoded by the coding sequence ATGAGCTGCGATCGTGCGTCTGTTGATCACAGCGCCAACACAGATACCTACGGGCTTTTAGTGGCCGCTGAATGGCTGAGCGGGCTGTTTATTGCGCCGCTGTCTCAACAGCAGGTGATGGATCTCAGCGCGGTGCCTGGCAAAAACGCGCTGCAGTGGATAGGCGCACAACTGGGTGCGCCCGCTGTGGCACAACAGCTTTGTCACATTCTGGAGCAAGACACTCCAGAAAATCTGACGATACGATTGCAGCGCCGTTATACGGCTTTGTTCGAGGGTATTTTTAGAAACCGTTCGGTAATGCCCTATGAAGGTGCTTGGTGTGGTCAAAGTCCATCGCTTGGCGAGCAGTCTGTAGCGGAAATGAAGGCTATATTGCGCGACTTGGATTTGCACGTCAGCAGCGATTGCTGCGAACCGGCTGACCATCTTGCTATTGAACTTGCGGCTTTGGTAGCCGCTCTTGGCAGCGACCGCTATTCGATCGCTGCAGATTTAGTGCGTCGACTTCAACGCTGGTCGCCTGCGTTCGCTGAAGCGCTAGAGCGTCAAGACCTTGAAGGATTTTACGCAGGGGCCGGCAAATTATTACTTGCCTTGCTTCGCACAGCTCAGCCTGTGCTGTTGATGACGAATCACGCCGCGACGTCTGTTAACGAACAATGTGAAGGAGAATTGGCATGA
- the torA gene encoding trimethylamine-N-oxide reductase TorA, with translation MSNKTDGLYVAATADVASPTRRRFLQGSAATAAISAMPFSLSLLSSGAMAQSTTKEILSGCHWGVFKGVVEDGRAVKFIPWEGDPHASHMLDGVRDSIYSQSRIRYPMVRRAWLEQGPGADPDGRGEGDFVRVSWEKAIELVAGEITRVRGEYGQQAIFGGSYGWKSPGRLHNCQTLLARMLNLTGSYTSSSGDYSTGAAQVILPYVSGSIEVYEQCTTYPVLAEHTDLMVFWGCDPRNNSHISWQVADHGAFPGVEMLKAAGVKTISIDPVRTKTADYLDSEWITPKPQTDVAMMMGIAHTLLSENLHDQEFLDRYVSGFEEFKPYLTGESDGQPKDADWAAEICGVEADTLRDLARRFASNRTMLALGYATQRQHHGEQSTWMLITLACMLGQIGLPGGGYGLSYHYSSGGAPTHESPILKSIDNGSGVKAAEGAAWLAGGGGVSIPVARFVETLLNPGKTMQHNGREIELPLIKMAYWAGGNPFAHHQDRNEMLKAWRELDTFIVHDFQWTATARHADIVLPSTTSYERNDIEQVGDYALSHIVAMKKLVEPQFEARNDFDIFAAIADKLGKGYEFTQGRSEMDWIRGFYEGAKIEARAKGMEMPVFDVFWDSNKPLAFPLKDENKYFVRHESFRNDPILSALGTATGKFEIYSRAIAGYGYDDCPPHPTWMEPIERLDGPTTRYPLGISSNHPRSRLHSQLCGTSLRGTYAVQNREPCWINPKDAEPRGIKDGDVVRVFNDRGQILAGAMVTNDVMPGVLMVSEGGWFDPINPREIGSLCRYGDVNNLTPGIATSKLAQGNCGQTGAGDVEKFTGDLPEVTVFSQPKSMSDSETSA, from the coding sequence ATGAGTAATAAAACTGACGGTTTGTACGTTGCTGCGACAGCAGACGTCGCTTCGCCCACGCGCCGCCGTTTTTTGCAGGGTTCCGCGGCAACAGCAGCGATAAGCGCCATGCCCTTTTCGCTATCGCTATTGAGCAGCGGTGCAATGGCTCAGAGCACCACAAAAGAAATCCTTTCTGGCTGTCATTGGGGCGTATTTAAAGGCGTGGTTGAAGACGGTCGCGCAGTTAAATTCATACCTTGGGAGGGCGATCCGCACGCTTCGCACATGCTTGATGGTGTGCGTGATTCTATCTACTCGCAATCGCGCATTCGCTATCCGATGGTTCGCCGTGCCTGGCTTGAGCAGGGGCCTGGTGCCGATCCTGATGGCCGCGGTGAAGGCGACTTTGTGCGTGTGTCCTGGGAAAAAGCCATTGAGCTGGTGGCGGGTGAAATCACCCGGGTTCGCGGGGAATATGGGCAACAGGCGATCTTCGGTGGATCATACGGCTGGAAAAGCCCGGGCAGACTGCACAACTGCCAAACCTTGCTAGCAAGAATGCTCAACCTGACCGGCAGCTACACCTCAAGTTCGGGCGATTATTCTACCGGTGCGGCGCAAGTTATATTGCCCTACGTATCAGGTTCTATCGAAGTGTACGAACAATGCACCACTTATCCAGTGCTTGCGGAGCACACCGATCTTATGGTGTTTTGGGGCTGCGACCCCCGCAACAACTCTCATATTTCCTGGCAAGTCGCTGATCACGGTGCTTTCCCGGGCGTCGAAATGCTCAAGGCAGCCGGCGTAAAAACAATCAGCATCGATCCAGTCAGAACAAAGACCGCCGATTACCTCGACTCTGAGTGGATTACTCCGAAACCGCAGACCGACGTGGCCATGATGATGGGCATCGCCCATACGTTGTTAAGCGAAAACTTGCACGATCAAGAGTTTCTTGATCGCTATGTAAGCGGCTTCGAAGAATTTAAACCATATCTGACCGGCGAATCCGACGGCCAGCCGAAGGATGCAGACTGGGCTGCGGAAATTTGTGGTGTAGAGGCCGACACCCTTCGCGATTTAGCGCGGCGCTTTGCCAGCAACCGTACGATGCTGGCTCTCGGTTATGCCACGCAACGCCAGCACCACGGCGAGCAGTCCACCTGGATGCTGATAACTCTGGCATGCATGCTCGGGCAGATTGGTTTGCCCGGTGGCGGTTATGGGTTGAGCTACCATTACTCTTCCGGCGGTGCACCAACCCATGAAAGTCCCATTCTGAAGAGTATCGATAATGGCTCAGGTGTTAAAGCCGCCGAAGGAGCCGCGTGGTTGGCTGGCGGTGGAGGCGTATCCATTCCGGTCGCGCGCTTTGTCGAAACGCTGTTGAACCCCGGTAAGACGATGCAGCATAACGGTAGGGAAATCGAACTGCCGCTGATAAAAATGGCTTATTGGGCCGGTGGTAACCCGTTCGCGCACCATCAGGATCGCAACGAAATGCTCAAAGCCTGGCGCGAGCTGGATACGTTCATTGTGCACGACTTCCAATGGACGGCAACCGCTCGCCACGCTGACATCGTTCTTCCGAGCACCACGTCTTATGAACGCAACGATATCGAACAGGTTGGTGACTATGCCCTGAGCCATATTGTGGCGATGAAGAAACTGGTTGAACCGCAATTTGAAGCTCGTAACGACTTTGACATTTTTGCGGCCATTGCGGACAAACTGGGCAAAGGTTATGAATTTACCCAAGGCCGTTCGGAAATGGACTGGATTCGCGGGTTTTACGAAGGAGCAAAAATCGAGGCACGGGCGAAGGGTATGGAAATGCCGGTATTCGACGTGTTCTGGGATTCCAACAAGCCTCTTGCGTTTCCGCTGAAGGATGAAAATAAGTACTTTGTGCGTCATGAGTCGTTCCGCAACGACCCCATCCTCAGCGCTCTGGGTACCGCTACTGGCAAATTTGAGATTTATTCGCGGGCTATCGCCGGGTACGGATACGATGACTGTCCGCCTCACCCCACCTGGATGGAGCCAATTGAGCGATTGGATGGACCAACTACCCGGTACCCGCTAGGCATCTCCAGTAACCATCCGCGGAGCCGCCTGCACTCGCAGCTGTGTGGCACTTCGCTCCGCGGAACTTACGCCGTGCAGAATCGCGAACCGTGCTGGATAAACCCGAAAGATGCTGAGCCTCGGGGCATCAAGGATGGCGATGTGGTACGTGTGTTTAACGACCGAGGGCAGATTCTTGCCGGTGCAATGGTGACAAACGACGTCATGCCGGGGGTTCTTATGGTTTCCGAGGGCGGTTGGTTTGATCCGATCAACCCCCGTGAGATCGGCAGCCTGTGCCGTTACGGCGATGTTAATAATCTTACTCCGGGTATAGCGACCTCGAAGCTGGCACAAGGCAACTGTGGGCAAACTGGAGCCGGCGACGTTGAGAAGTTCACCGGTGACCTGCCTGAAGTGACCGTGTTCTCGCAGCCCAAATCTATGTCTGATTCAGAGACGTCCGCTTAA